In a genomic window of Mycolicibacillus parakoreensis:
- a CDS encoding Rv0361 family membrane protein: MTGPHPLPPGVGGFGSGPPPGGAPRHAAHPSGPHPMVHDYFDPPTGPLAMPPPGYPPAPGYRAPRRARWPLVVAVLLAVLLTAGAVGALVYATRDTAAPLTERTAQVAIQRYLDALADRDIDIIARNTMCGTYDAVGDRRSDEALAKLSSDAFHKQFDDAEVTAVDKIVLLSHYQAQVLFSMRIVPAGGGAARDGVQGTAQLLLQDDSVLVCSYVLRTGGTY, from the coding sequence TCCGCATCCCCTGCCGCCCGGGGTCGGCGGCTTCGGATCCGGCCCCCCGCCCGGCGGCGCTCCCCGGCACGCCGCCCATCCCAGCGGCCCCCATCCGATGGTCCACGACTACTTCGATCCCCCGACCGGACCGTTGGCGATGCCCCCGCCCGGGTACCCGCCGGCACCGGGCTATCGTGCGCCGCGGCGGGCCCGGTGGCCGCTCGTTGTCGCGGTGCTGCTGGCGGTGCTGCTGACCGCCGGTGCGGTCGGCGCCCTGGTCTACGCCACCCGCGACACCGCCGCCCCCCTCACCGAGCGGACCGCGCAGGTCGCGATCCAGCGCTACCTCGACGCCCTGGCCGACCGGGATATCGACATCATCGCCCGCAACACCATGTGCGGCACCTACGACGCGGTCGGGGACCGCCGTTCCGATGAGGCGCTGGCGAAACTGAGCAGCGACGCGTTCCACAAGCAGTTCGACGACGCCGAGGTCACCGCCGTCGACAAGATCGTGCTGCTGTCGCACTATCAGGCCCAGGTGTTGTTCAGCATGCGGATCGTCCCGGCCGGCGGCGGCGCGGCCCGTGACGGCGTGCAGGGCACCGCGCAGTTGCTGCTGCAGGACGACAGCGTGCTGGTCTGCTCCTATGTGCTGCGGACCGGCGGCACCTACTGA